The following nucleotide sequence is from Glycine max cultivar Williams 82 chromosome 9, Glycine_max_v4.0, whole genome shotgun sequence.
CATACCTTCCGTGCCTGTTCTTCATTTATCTTTGTCATACGAATTTTCTCGGTTGATGCCTCTATCTTCTCTCTCATATGTTCCAGCGCTTAAAGTAAGCATGGCATATAAAAATGAAGCAAAGTCATTTCACATTTCACTAATTACAACTAGGAGCAGCTCTTAATTTATGCAATGACATGTGAAAACCTGCTTTCTTTGGTCCAGATGTAAGCTTCATCTCCAATCCAAGATTTGCAAGCTCACGCTCCAAATCATGAATTTTAGTATAGTTTTCTTGAATGtacctaaaaatattttaaaaaatgaaggaaaaaaagaagaagaagatattcAGTGATACAAAACAAAGGCCTCTTTAAACACAGAATATAGTTCATTTTCCctttttcaaatactacatctGCTTAATGTCTTAGGTCATGTTTGGTTTCCGTCCAACTTGCTGTGCATGAATTCTGTGACCAAATACAATGGTCCACGCAAACTGAACACAAAAGGAAGGGTGAAGATGTTTTTGTAAACTTCAAAACGACGGGTTTGAACCCATTTTTTCTGAATCGGATCCACCAACAAGCCCTCTCTTCCACCACCAACACAAcctcaatattttctttctttctttcttaattttctttctaaatttctaattcctattttttatcccaaaagtatatttacttattattgatttttctaaacataacatgtttattatttattaatatgaaaaagtTTAATAACTTTATGCTTAATTgtcttgaaaaaaatatgtattccTATTTGTAAAAATGAGAAACCTTTATtctcattaatttataaattagcattttcaataatatattattcttcaaatatatttttattcttttcttattaaatatagaaaaaaattattttcacttcTAGTAATATACCAAaagttactttatttttttaacatatacaattttttctatttttggattatttttcaaatatttcttttatcttttttttttgaaggattTCTATTATCGTTTTCCTTCTAGTTACACGAATATAGATGCATACAATTCTTAAATTTCAGTATGCAAAATTTTATTACTTCTTGCCTTTAAAGTGCTATGTATAATACTGGATTTCCTCTTGTCAATATAGACTTAAAGTTACACTGTTAAAATATTAAGTCAAGATCCTGATGAGGTTTTAATCTATATGTTCAttgaatgttttcaaaaataaatgttagtaacatttttttaagccTCTCTTTGCCATAGACTCTTTTATTGAGTGAAATTCATGTGAGTTTCACTATATATGTAAGTTTCATTCACTATTATTATATGAGAAACTTGAGAGCAAAAGAAAACTTGTGAGCTCAGCTGTTACACATCCCAAAACTTGAGAGCAAAGGAAAACTTgaatttatataagaaaattacatagccaaaaattttaattaaaaaaggaaaaaagaatacAGCATCACCTAAGCTATAGCTTAACaacaaattataacaaaaatctGTCAATACTTTTAAATTACAGCTGCTTCTAGTAAGAATTGCAAGATAGCTTCCTTTGTAGGTAGTGCAGGAATTGCACCTCTCTGAGTTACAGTGAGGGCACCACATACATTGGCAAAATATAAAGCCTTTCGAAGACGTTTCTCATCCTGCCAACCAAAAATAAATGCATAAATTCCTATGCAAGAATGATGATAAaagtatacatatatataagtgTGTGTATATAGTTAATTGACTGATCATATTGTTCCAATTCAAGAAACATGgtctaaaaacaaaaactataatATTTTGCAAGGACAAAGAACTAAAATTGCTATATTTGCAGAGATATAAAATATGTTGATAATAGCAAGGACCAAAACCTGTGTGACAAACATtgcagagataaaaaaaaaagtcaaaattagAGACTAAAACATTTGTAGGGACCTTgaacatattaaatatttaaacttttttttttttcaaatcttgCACGGTGCACCTAAACACTATGCCACTTAATTATGAATAAACATCTGGTTTAACGTAAGTAAATCTTCCACCATTGTAAGACTTCTATTTCTATCTAGCACACTTCACCTAAAGAGTATGGCactaaataataaacaaacGTGTGGTTTAAGGACTTCCACCAGAATTCATGTTGCAGCATAAAACATTCTTGAACTGAAGTAATAGAAATCCTGAATAGCAATTAGCAGGAAATAATAATCCAATTCCATTTGCAACTGCTGATTctcaataaataaatgtgatAAAAGTATCTCCAACTTCAGCTTCTTTATTCCTTAGTTATTTCCTTCATCAATTGATTCCAAAAGTAAAAGGATAAAGGACTCTGTCCTAGAACACTTTAGGAAATAAATGGACAACTGGACTGCACAATTATATAGCTTACAAAGTCAACATAAACGGAAATTAAGCCCACAAAGAGCAATATCAGAACATTGCTccataaatttttattgtacTGTATGAGATACAGATGGAGCCAGGACAATTTAATCTAAAACCAGAAcaagtcaaaattaaaaaatacctgAAAAATAGTTTGGTCAGAAGCTATGCAGTGTAAAATCCCACTAACAAATGCATCGCCAGCTCCAGTTGTGTCTACAGGTTTAACTTTAACACCTGAAACCCTGCCTTTAAATGCCTGCATAGAAATTTTGGCAATCACAATTAGCGTAACAATGATTCACAAGGCACAAAAAAGAAGACATGGGTAAGTCCTAAAAAGAAAACTTCATATTAGTTTTCACTAGCTACTTGTAGTCATTAAGTGTATTGGTATTCatactcacaagtcacaacaatTAATTCAGCCCATAACTTATTAGTGTAAGGGACATATGATATTTGTTCATAACTGTACGTACATACAAGCACAGTagcacacacacacccacaaaACAAACCAAAGACGAAAAGAGAAATTGTGATTCCAATGAGATGGGTGACATCATAGTCAAATGGTTATGGTAAGCATACCTTGGTGTAATATCTGCAACCCTGTGAACCTTCAGTAACGATTAAAAGCTTGAGATTTGGGTGAAAAAGTTTCTTCAAAACTACATTATCATCATAGGGATCATCACCACCAGTCAAAAATGTAATCTCATCCTCACTTATCTGTACATACATAGGAAGATACCATGTCAGCACTATTAAGGAAAATAGAAAGGAATAACAGgattcttattttcaaaattaaacaatatagTAGAGTAAATTTAAATGGATTAGTCTAGTAGTATTAGAAGATCATTAAGAATATCTTGGTCACATATGTTATACCTTTATGACATCAGCTTGATCCCATATATCCATTATGCCTTTCCGAGCGGCGTCTGCAGAAGGCCATAGAGCCAATCTCAAATTTGGATCATATGATAGAATGCAACCAGAGTTTTTGGCAATGCTCATAGCAGCAAGGTGAGCTGACTTGCATGGCTCATCAATCAAGCTGATGGAGCCATAATGGAATATTCTAGCCTGAAAATAATATGAATATCCTGACTTAGACCAAAGATCTTGGGGGAGACATTTCATAAAATACAAACAGATATTCAAAACACCTTCTTTAGGAGATCTTTATCAAGTTCTGACTCTTGAAGGAGCATATCAGCGCTTGGATTGCGGAAAAACAAGAACTCACGTTCGCCATCCGCTCTAAGTGTAACAAAAGCTAATGCAGTTCTTGCATTAGAGTCAAACCGCATGCCAGAAGTCTCAACATTGTTCTGCTTTAAAATGTCAGCCAACATGTACCCAAATTCATCTGCTCCAACCTAATAAACAGATGACAATGACTTAAGATGTGATTTTCTATACTAGTAGTTCAAGCAAGCATTTTctttcctccttttttttccttccaagaACAGGTGTACAGGAAGAAGGTTTTTCATAACTATTTAGTTTCAAACATAGCATATTACAAATATGTATAAATATTCAGATTTGGCCAAATCATCCAGGACTATGTGCAGATAGATAGTAACAAGAAAGTGAAGAAATCATATAAGCAACAAGACCAATGAACATTGATTGAAAACTACACCTTGCCTATGAAAGCAGATGAACTTCCTAGTCTAGAGATACCAACAGCCACATTGGCAGGAGCACCACCAGGAGCTTTCTTGAAAGCGGGTGCTTCAGCCAGTGACACTCCTCCCACCATTGGAACAAAGTCTATTAACATTTCCCCGAAGCAAACAACCACTGAACTTGTTTCCTTGCAATCTTCTTTTGTGAGATCATTGGATTGACCTGCACGCAAGCAGTATCTTCAGACCAACATGAGCCATGgtttgtcataacttttcattagTAACAAAGTGATTTCAGacttaagagaaaaaaagtaaaaaaattgaacacttCAAGAACTAGAATAATCAACTCAGATGTGTTCTGCTATGTCATGTGCCCTTCCACTCCCATTACCAAAATTCACAAAGACTCAGAACAGAttgtattttgaatttgaataccACTTGTAAACAGATAGCAAACATGACTTTCAATTCtattattaattcaaattatgtaCTTTCAAAGTACCCATTTAATCTCCCAATATATGCCCTGGACTGAATCACACAGATCCCATGCATACATGACATAAGAAATCTCTTCACCCCAAGGTTTTAAAAAGCGGTCTGTGACCGTGCTTTTCAGCCGCAAAGTTAAGGTCATTGGGCTCTCTGTGACAGCATCGTGACTGCAATTGCAGCCGCATCAGTTGCATTTTTCTACAATTGCCATTTTCTGCAATATCAAGGATTGTGGCAAAAACTACGGCTCTTCGCAACAGCATAGTGACCACAATTCCAGCTGCATTAGCCGCATCTATCTAGAATTTTCCGCAATACCAAGTAACACGATGAAACTGTGACGAGAAtcgaaatttaaaaccttgcttCATCCCAAATACAATAAACTGCAGCATAGAACCCCCCATACAAATGCTAACATCAGCAGTGATTACCAGAAAGACCACATCATCATGATTTCGTACCTCTGCATGGAAATCACACCCCAGAGGGGTCATTTCTCATTCACAAAACATGCACAATTGCACACACATTGACAAAAGATAAACAGTCCAATCAGCAGAACAAAACATTCACACCGACACACTCAACAAAGATCTCTCTATTTTGATTCAGTCCAACAAATCTCAAAAAGAGCAAAACCCACCATCCATAAAACCTCAAAAAATCAATCTTTATCTTAAAATTCTAGCTCCAACccatataaataaacaaataaataataacaataataatcataatagtTACAATtcaagaacataaaaaacaaaaaatgtgggcaagggaagagagagagagagagagagaagaaaggtGACAAAACCTGATGATGAGGTGGGGTGAGCCATTTATGAATGATGATGTAATGAAGGTGTGAGATTTTGGTAGCAAGAAGAAAACAGAGGCTATTAAGTATTAACTAATAACTATGTTGTTGTGCTACAAagagagagggaaaaaaaacacGAAAGCAGTGAGAAAAGTAGAtgagaagaaggagagaaaTTGGTTGGTGTTTATAACAAGTGATATGggttcaaaaaggaagtcaatTCAACAACAATCAACGCCCATAGGACCCAGATTTTCACTTTCTCCAATATTTGTTCTCCAACCAGTTGCCAGAACAAAActtttcatcatcatcatagtgttttcaactttttttttccccttcttttCCCGCAAATGTTATACCAGGGGCATGACGTTTTGATACAATTCATGTAGACAATTTATAGAATAGAATTGATAAATTgtgaatttttcttttgtaccataataataataatattaatacgaAGTTGAATTCGAATTTTAGACCTCAGGTAGGTTTTAAGTTGTCGTAAAAAATGGTTTAAGtggaaaattataaatgatcCCTTTTTCTGAAATTATTTATACAATTTGTATGTAAACATTAAAATTTGTACATATATCAGTATTATATGCCCGCTGCTGCaagaaattcaataaatataacGCTATAGCATATATAGGGGAgaattcagaagaaaaaaataaacaaaaaagcgCACATATAGGGGAGTTATATAGcaagaaaacttttttttattaataataaaacaaatgttaattattagatcttattattaatatttaatattaaaatatatataagttattGAGAATTTTAAAACATCTGGACATATAATATTGAAATTTGATtgtctatttataattatataactcaattttatttttcttactttcGTATCAAAATATATAGTTCTTTCCATCTATATATGTACGGCTTACAAAGAAAGActtgaatataatattttaaaataatatataaactgTTTTCcgcaaaatattatttttacaagtCTTACAAAGTATTGGGTTGTAAGAATTTCATTGGAGAGACATACATTACAAAAGTTGTGTCATTTATAGAATAATTTATTCGACAATTTATAtagcaatatttttattattttttgtcatcacctatcCTATTTTTCTCTGGCTCTCTCTAatcattgtaaattttattcattgagAAATTGAAGGACTACAAAtgataacatttatttattttttatgaggtTACATTTCGTGCCGTTGTCTCTTTCAGAAAAAGCATAAatgtatatatgtttgacaaatAGTAGGAAGCTCGTGATATAAAGTGGAGCGGTGGAAAATTATCAATtgacactctctctctctcacttttttttttttcttttcaaaattatagatagcatcaaattaatatcattattgtaactttatcaaaatatattaactcaaatactaactttttttttatcaaaatatagaATCTTTTTTATCGAAGTTTATTTTTAgagaaacttttttaaaaatatctctcAATTGGTTTATggtttttatcttaatttaatagattttcatgatatccaaacaataaatgcattcaaaattgttatcaataaatcatttattaaagttttcgtaataatcaaacaaaacaaatttttttgctCAGCtataatcaaacaaaatatgTATCAAACCTACTAGAGTTTAGGTGATATGCAAGAAATATAAAGTTCTGATTATTCTCTCAATGTCGTTGTTATAACAAAAATacatctaaaataattattatcaataacttattttgttatttataattttaaatttaatatatttttacgataatcaaataaaaaaattttccaaaaataattataatatatactaCTAGGGCCTAGATATTGAAAAACATGCACTTCTTAATCCttaatgaacatttttttttgaaagaaaatccttaattaacatatatgaccaataagtaaaattaaatctgataaaataatttaaagcgctgatatagtaaaaaaatacattgttattaaattatcgattgtgatatataataaatttattaacttttattataattattttaaaaatcatactcatcataaatttttattagtttatagtataaatttttatcttaacatgaaaatttaaatcattaattttaattaaaatataggatagaattaaaaaaaatgaatcctaAAAGTTGGCCATACAGCCACCGTCAAAGTTAAGAACCTAGGATTATTCATTTCCGCACATAGATTCATGCATATTAGTAGATTccaagaattaaaataattggatGTGGACTCCACTCACATGCACAAAATAATTTAAGCGTCTACTGTATATACACACACTAGAGTGTATGATCTGtggtaaatattatttatgaatgaatatttttataaaatattttaaacatataaccatttttttaattttatattaaaaattatttataattaagtttttatttattttaattatgaattaaaagtataattcgtttaattattatttattgtgaAGAGAAACTCATGCCAACTTATACTAAAAGAATGCTCATTTCATTTATGTTCTCTTTGCTTacaaatttttcattcataattatTATCTTGCTCATCAActatatgtattttaaaatacttgaaAATATACTCTCttgtttttactaaaatatgatattaaaattatttattctttttggtacttaaaataattaattaataaattacataTCAGAATTAACAAATTGTCATATCACTACtaattagattttaattattttaaacttaataGTCTTtgttatatgaaaattaaatcaagcTTAATTTAGACCGTGTAACTTGTTGTATACTACATTTCTCttgtttttaaattctttaattttttatttaaataaaatattttaatttgctaCTTACTATCaatcaaaatacaaattaatatattaagattttttaattaactattctgtcaaatatctttcatttttaaattattttagttaacacattttttagataaattttgttAACACACAATCATAGTCAAAACtacaataaatgaaaatatctagtaattattataattattttaattatgtgttaactaatataattatcacGCAATCAATTCAATTTATACGTTTTTAGTGCGGccagttttcttcttttttttttttttgttacaaggcaatcaatttaaaatgcatatatttttaGATCCAATCTCATTTCAATAAATGagtttaaagaatattattatcATTCAATGAACTTAAATATGacaatatataactttttaaaattcatttgtcattattttatgataggaattaaattaaattttagtaataataattttttgggtacaaattctaatcatattaatttatacgtaatatataaatttcatagaaaataaaaaatattaaaatgtgttATACACTTCAATAAAAATCCTTGCTgggaaaaatttatattatatgatatccaattatttaatgtattataattattttttgggtacaaatTCTAAGCAAATTAAAAAAGCCTTGCTTGTTGAAATTTTCTGTTTTgcacttcaataaaaaaaaaaagtcgtcCTCAGCAGTATCATACAAAAgtataattttcattaaaaaaaaaaagcctaaaaATGCTATTAATAAAGTACAAAAATGAGATTATTttgatatcataaaaataattaatatttgaatattatttttaaatgcttaaaatcaaccataaaaaaatatcatcaaaattacTACATCTAATTATACTAATTCcaacctttaaaaaaaattccaagcTCCGCCACAGCCTGCCTACCGCTTTTCCTAATTCCACCAAGTGACcatgtaaaaaatttatcatataataatcATAGTGCATACTACAATAAATGAAAACACCAAGtttcagtaaaataaaatatcaatttagcaattatattaattacgtgataattaatataattatcatgtaataaattaaattcatacttTTTAAGcgcaataaattttattttattacaacacaatcaatttaaaatgtatACATGTTTAGATTCAATCACATTGCAATTAAATGagtttgaataatattattattattcaacaaacttaaatatgattatatatataaaaaataacaaaaaaatataatcaatattcactaattttagtcaaattataatttaattaacttaaaaagtgagaaaaataatacaaaattaaaactaactcATTAAAACGTatattttaatagtttattaataacattataataggaaaaaattatattttaccacTTCAAtaacaggaaaaaaaacaattatatttgatccaaattatcataaaatcagattattattattagtaacaTAATGCCCaagttatcatatttattttcaaaataaattactttaccatcttttaagagaaaataaattaccTTAAGAATTAACATTCACTTTAATCACGTTTAAAAATAGTAATGTAGCGGGCATTAAgtaaattaattgtaataattacagaataaatgaatatttcgatcaaattaatttattttgagaattttaaatatatatatatatatatatatttatttaaaataatttattttatagaacTCCCTAAGAAATTCATAtgtcaattttcatttttgaaaatactttcgtatgtatatagtatatattattattactattattattactatgaaGTGAGTGAATCATTgttatatatcaattattttaaacgtaatgcccaaGTTGtcgtatttattttcaaaataaattattttttaagagaaaataaattaccttaataatttatttttttatttgactgaACCTTAAGATCGAATTTATATTCATAATAATCACGTTTAAAAATAGTAATGTAACTACATTTTGGTATTAAGTAGAATAattgtaaatttattataattacataataaataaataatcaaatcaattttttttaaaaaaatgggatgtgactttattaatcaaattaattgtaaatatattataattacataaattaaaacttaaatcgGATACAAATTTTTAGACGAATGAGATGTCACTTTTTAATATTAGATTCATATGATTATTTGTTCTTTAAATcttaatatcatatttaaattttaagagcaatttgataaatattaatatcgGATACAAATTTTTAGAGCAATGAGATATCATCTTTTTAATATTAGGATGACACGATTATTTTTTGCATTAAagcttaatattatattaaaaaatttagaaaattttgattgcattttttaatatctgattgatttaattttttgtttgaattaaatCTTAATATATCGGATACAAAATTTTAGACATTTAAAACTCATTTATTGTTAAGAAGCCAAACATGTTagctcattttttaaaattaaaattaacgaACACTTAAATTATTAAGAACTTTGGAGAGAATGACATTTGTAAAATTTCCTTTTAGAAAtcatttttgtgaaaaaaaaatataaaaaaatattcttctatGTATTGACTATATATAGAGTATAGACTATAGATGGGCTGCCTTCTACTATGGACAAGTATTTGAGTGGTCCTAATTAAGGTAGACCACCTTTGTCATTAGATAtataaatgaatgaatgaatgaatgagatTATTAACTTACTTGATAATTGTAGATTATTTGGTAATGCGTTTTGCACTTTAATATATAATCCtcctattaaaatattatttggatcaatttgaaaattttagttaGATAGTTTAGCCACTATAGACCCTAGGAGAGTTTTTTAATTAGCAAAATATTATTGAACGATCATACACTAAAAAAAGGACATAAGCTACTGGTATGCACTATTGTatgagaagaataaaataaccGTGTTTCAGGGGATGAATGCAACAACCAATAAAGCTTAGAAAACATAACATACAAACAAAGTTTTAAAATgtgtcttaaaaaaattaggccAAGAGGAATGAATGGGTTGGAAGGGTagagaagaaaaatgtttttgaagCTAAGAAGGGAGAAGGAGACGGAGTGATGTTGAATGAATAAGGAACTATTTTgggatttttgaattttttaaagattaaattaatattttattcttctaattaattatttaggttTGTTtagctttttagtttttttttgtttaatttcattttcttatctttaagatcatttcatttaaattaaaccgacaatattagaaaatatat
It contains:
- the LOC100792618 gene encoding probable fructokinase-7 isoform X3 encodes the protein MGQSNDLTKEDCKETSSVVVCFGEMLIDFVPMVGGVSLAEAPAFKKAPGGAPANVAVGISRLGSSSAFIGKVGADEFGYMLADILKQNNVETSGMRFDSNARTALAFVTLRADGEREFLFFRNPSADMLLQESELDKDLLKKARIFHYGSISLIDEPCKSAHLAAMSIAKNSGCILSYDPNLRLALWPSADAARKGIMDIWDQADVIKISEDEITFLTGGDDPYDDNVVLKKLFHPNLKLLIVTEGSQGCRYYTKAFKGRVSGVKVKPVDTTGAGDAFVSGILHCIASDQTIFQDEKRLRKALYFANVCGALTVTQRGAIPALPTKEAILQFLLEAAVI
- the LOC100792618 gene encoding probable fructokinase-7 isoform X2 — translated: MDGQSNDLTKEDCKETSSVVVCFGEMLIDFVPMVGGVSLAEAPAFKKAPGGAPANVAVGISRLGSSSAFIGKVGADEFGYMLADILKQNNVETSGMRFDSNARTALAFVTLRADGEREFLFFRNPSADMLLQESELDKDLLKKARIFHYGSISLIDEPCKSAHLAAMSIAKNSGCILSYDPNLRLALWPSADAARKGIMDIWDQADVIKISEDEITFLTGGDDPYDDNVVLKKLFHPNLKLLIVTEGSQGCRYYTKAFKGRVSGVKVKPVDTTGAGDAFVSGILHCIASDQTIFQDEKRLRKALYFANVCGALTVTQRGAIPALPTKEAILQFLLEAAVI
- the LOC100792618 gene encoding probable fructokinase-7 isoform X4, producing the protein MLIDFVPMVGGVSLAEAPAFKKAPGGAPANVAVGISRLGSSSAFIGKVGADEFGYMLADILKQNNVETSGMRFDSNARTALAFVTLRADGEREFLFFRNPSADMLLQESELDKDLLKKARIFHYGSISLIDEPCKSAHLAAMSIAKNSGCILSYDPNLRLALWPSADAARKGIMDIWDQADVIKISEDEITFLTGGDDPYDDNVVLKKLFHPNLKLLIVTEGSQGCRYYTKAFKGRVSGVKVKPVDTTGAGDAFVSGILHCIASDQTIFQDEKRLRKALYFANVCGALTVTQRGAIPALPTKEAILQFLLEAAVI
- the LOC100792618 gene encoding probable fructokinase-7 isoform X1; protein product: MAHPTSSSGQSNDLTKEDCKETSSVVVCFGEMLIDFVPMVGGVSLAEAPAFKKAPGGAPANVAVGISRLGSSSAFIGKVGADEFGYMLADILKQNNVETSGMRFDSNARTALAFVTLRADGEREFLFFRNPSADMLLQESELDKDLLKKARIFHYGSISLIDEPCKSAHLAAMSIAKNSGCILSYDPNLRLALWPSADAARKGIMDIWDQADVIKISEDEITFLTGGDDPYDDNVVLKKLFHPNLKLLIVTEGSQGCRYYTKAFKGRVSGVKVKPVDTTGAGDAFVSGILHCIASDQTIFQDEKRLRKALYFANVCGALTVTQRGAIPALPTKEAILQFLLEAAVI